Proteins from one Procambarus clarkii isolate CNS0578487 chromosome 40, FALCON_Pclarkii_2.0, whole genome shotgun sequence genomic window:
- the LOC138372826 gene encoding uncharacterized protein, with the protein MRRKKRHQTEKEETSEKEETSDRERRDIRQRKKRPQRKKRHQTEKEETSDRERRDIRQRKKRHQTERHQTEKETSDRERRDIRQRKKRHQTGKEETSDRETSNRERDIKQRKRHQTEKEETSNKERDIRQRRKRPTDLCLYKNVRTLVYVNKINKARRS; encoded by the coding sequence ATGAGGAGAAAGAAGAGACATCAGACAGAGAAAGAAGAGACATCAGAGAAAGAAGAGACATCAGACAGAGAAAGAAGAGACATCAGACAGAGAAAGAAGAGACCTCAGAGAAAGAAGAGACATCAGACAGAGAAAGAAGAGACATCAGACAGAGAAAGAAGAGACATCAGACAGAGAAAGAAGAGACATCAGACAGAGAGACATCAAACAGAGAAAGAGACATCAGACAGAGAAAGAAGAGACATCAGACAGAGAAAGAAGAGACATCAGACAGGGAAAGAGGAGACATCAGACAGAGAGACATCAAACAGAGAAAGAGACATCAAACAGAGAAAGAGACATCAGACAGAGAAAGAGGAGACATCAAACAAAGAAAGAGacatcagacagagaaggaaaagaCCAACAGACTTAtgcctttacaagaatgtaagaactcttgtatatgtaaataaaataaataaggcGAGGAGAAGTTAG
- the LOC138372827 gene encoding proline-rich protein 36-like: MFLHCSLLPPPAPCCLHLLPAASTCSLLPPPAPCRLHRLPAASTCSLLPPSAPCRLHLLPAASTGSLLPPPAPCRLHLLPAASISPCRLHLLPAASTCSPAASTCSLPPPPAPCRLHLLPAASTCSLLPPPAPCCLHRLPAASTCSLPPPSAPCRLHLLPAASTCSPAASTCSLPPLPAPCRLHLLPAASTCSLLPPPAPLLPPHAPCRLHLLPAASTCSLLPPPAPLLPPLAPCLLHLLPAASTCYLPPPPAPCCLHLLPCCLHLLPAASICSLPPPSAPCRLHLLPAASICSPAASTCSLPPPSASCRLHLLPAASICSLPPPPAPCCLHLLPAASTCSLLPPPAPCCLHRLPAASTCSLSPPSAPCRLHLLPAASTCSLLPPPAPCCLHLLPCCLHLLPAASTCSLPPPSAPCRLHLLPAASTCSPAASTCSLPPPSTPCRLHLLPAASICSPAASTCSLPPPPAPCRLHLLPAASTCSLLPPPAPLLRPPAPCRLHLLPAGSTCSLLPPSAPLPPPPAPCCLHLLPCCLHRLPAASTCSPTASTCSLPPPPCSLPPPPVTCRLHLLPAASTCSLPPPPAPCRLHLLPAASICSLPPPPAPCCLHLLPAASTCSLLPPPAPLMPPPAPCCLHLLPAASICSLPPPPAPCRFHLLPCCLHRLPAASTCSPAASTCSLPPPTCSLPPPPAPCLLHLLPAASICSLLPPPAPCRLHLLPAASTCSPAASTGSLLPPPAPLPPPRAPCLLHLLPAASTCSLPPPPALCCLHLLPCCLLRFPAASTYFPAASTGSLLSPPAPLPASTCSLPPPPVPCRLHLLPAASACSLPPPPAPCCLHLLPAASTCYLPPPPAPCCLHLLPAASICSPAASTCSLPPPPAPCCLHLLPCCLHLLPAASICSPAASTCSLPPPPAPCRLHMLPAASTCSLLPPPAPLLPPPAPCRLHLLPAASTCSLLPPSAPLPPPPAPCCLHLLPCCLHRLPAASTCSPAASSCSLLPPSAPCCLHRLPAASTCSPAASTCSLPPPPAPTRLHLLPAASICSLLPPPTPCRLHLLPAASICSLLPPPAPCRLHLLPAASTCSLPPPPAPCRLHLLPAASICSLPPPPAPCRLHLLPAASTYSQPPPPAPCCLHLLPAASTCSLLPPSAPCRLHLLPAASICSLPFPPAPCCLHLLPCCLHLLPCRLHLLPAASICSLLPPPAPCRLHLLPAASICSLLPPPTFCRLHLLSAASICSLPPPPAPLPSSTYSLPPPPAPDKVKNGFIGPDDRRQPQTNRQPIGITILTNNQMD; the protein is encoded by the exons ATGTTCCTGCATTGTTCTCTGCTGCCTCCACCGGCTCCCTGCTGCCTCCATCTGCTCCCTGCCGCCTCCACCTgctccctgctgcctccaccTGCTCCCTGCCGCCTCCACCGGCTCCCTGCCGCCTCCACCTGCTCCCTGCTGCCTCCATCTGCTCCCTGCCGCCTCCACCTgctccctgctgcctccaccggctccctgctgcctccacctgctccctgccgcctccacctgctccctgccgcctccatctctccctgccgcctccacctgctccctgctgcctccaccTGCTCCCCTGCTGCCTCCACCTGCTCCCTGCCGCCTCCACCTGCTCCCTGCCGCCTCCATCTGCTCCCTGCCGCCTCCACCTgctccctgctgcctccacctgctccctgctgcctccaccGGCTCCCTGCCGCCTCCACCTGCTCCCTGCCGCCTCCATCTGCTCCCTGCCGCCTCCACCTgctccctgctgcctccaccTGCTCCCCTGCTGCCTCCACCTGCTCTCTGCCGCCTCTACCTGCTCCCTGCCGCCTCCATCTGCTCCCTGCCGCATCCACCTgctccctgctgcctccaccTGCTCCCCTGCTGCCTCCACATGCTCCCTGCCGCCTGCATCTGCTCCCTGCCGCCTCCACCTgctccctgctgcctccaccTGCTCCCCTGCTGCCTCCACTTGCTCCCTGcctcctccacctgctccctGCCGCCTCCACCTGTTACCTGCCGCCTCCACCTgctccctgctgcctccaccTGCTCCCCTGCTGCCTCCACCTGCTCCCTGCCGCCTCCATCTGCTCCCTGCCGCCTCCATCTGCTCCCTGCCGCCTCCACCTGCTCCCTGCTGCCTCCATCTGCTCCCCTGCTGCCTCCACCTGCTCCCTGCCGCCTCCATCTGCTTCCTGCCGCCTCCACCTGCTCCCTGCTGCCTCCATCTGCTCCCTGCCGCCTCCACCTGCTCCCTGCTGCCTCCATCTGCTCCCTGCCGCCTCCACCTgctccctgctgcctccacctgctccctgctgcctccaccGGCTCCCTGCCGCCTCCACCTGCTCCCTGTCGCCTCCATCTGCTCCCTGCCGCCTCCACCTgctccctgctgcctccacctgctccctgctgcctccaccTGCTCCCTGCTGCCTCCATCTGCTCCCCTGCTGCCTCCACCTGCTCCCTGCCGCCTCCACCTGCTCCCTGCCGCCTCCATCTGCTCCCTGCCGCCTCCACCTgctccctgctgcctccaccTGCTCCCCTGCTGCCTCCACCTGCTCCCTGCCGCCTCCATCTACTCCCTGCCGCCTCCACCTGCTCCCTGCTGCCTCCATCTGCTCCCCTGCTGCCTCCACCTGCTCCCTGCCGCCTCCACCTGCTCCCTGCCGCCTCCATCTGCTCCCTGCCGCCTCCACCTgctccctgctgcctccaccTGCTCCCCTGCTGCGTCCACCTGCTCCCTGCCGCCTCCATCTGCTCCCTGCCGGCTCCACCTGCTCCCTGCTGCCTCCATCTGCTCCCCTGCCGCCTCCACCTgctccctgctgcctccacctgctcccctgctgcctccaccggctccctgctgcctccaccTGCTCCCCTACCGCCTCCACTTGCTCCCTGCCTCCTCCACCTTGCTCCCTGCCGCCTCCACCTGTTACCTGCCGCCTCCACCTgctccctgctgcctccaccTGCTCCCTGCCGCCTCCACCTGCTCCCTGCCGCCTCCACCTGCTCCCTGCCGCCTCCATCTGCTCCCTGCCGCCTCCACCTGCTCCCTGCTGCCTCCATCTGCTCCCTGCCGCCTCCACCTgctccctgctgcctccaccTGCTCCCCTGATGCCTCCACCTGCTCCCTGCTGCCTCCATCTGCTCCCTGCTGCCTCCATCTGCTCCCTGCCGCCTCCACCTGCTCCCTGCCGCTTCCACCTGCTCCCCTGCTGCCTCCACCGgctccctgctgcctccaccTGCTCTCCTGCCGCCTCCACTTGCTCCCTGCCTCCTCCTACCTGCTCCCTGCCGCCTCCACCTGCTCCCTGcctcctccacctgctccctGCTGCCTCCATCTGCTCCCTGCTTCCTCCACCTGCTCCCTGCCGCCTCCACCTGCTCCCTGCCGCTTCCACCTGCTCCCCTGCTGCCTCCACCGgctccctgctgcctccaccTGCTCCCCTGCCGCCTCCACGTGCTCCCTGcctcctccacctgctccctGCCGCCTCCACCTGCTCCCTGCCGCCTCCACCTGCTCTCTGCTGCCTCCACCTGCTCCCCTGCTGCCTCCTCCGGTTCCCTGCTGCCTCCACCTACTTCCCTGCTGCCTCCACCGGCTCCCTGCTGTCTCCACCTGCTCCCCTGCCTGCCTCCACTTGCTCCCTGCCTCCTCCACCTGTTCCCTGCCGCCTCCACCTGTTACCTGCCGCCTCCGCCTGCTCCCTGcctcctccacctgctccctgctgcctccaccTGCTCCCTGCCGCCTCCACCTGTTACCTGCCGCCTCCACCTgctccctgctgcctccacctgctccctgctgcctccatctgctcccctgctgcttccacctgcTCCCTGCCGCCTCCACCTGCTCCCTGCTGCCTCCATCTGCTCCCCTGCTGCCTCCACCTGCTCCCTGCTGCCTCCATCTGCTCCCCTGCTGCCTCCACCTGCTCCCTGCCGCCTCCACCTGCTCCCTGCCGCCTCCATATGCTCCCTGCCGCCTCCACCTgctccctgctgcctccaccTGCTCCCCTGCTGCCTCCACCTGCTCCCTGCCGCCTCCATCTGCTCCCTGCCGCCTCCACCTGCTCCCTGCTGCCTCCATCTGCTCCCCTGCCGCCTCCACCTgctccctgctgcctccacctgctcccctgctgcctccaccggctccctgctgcctccaccTGCTCCCCTGCCGCCTCCTCTTGCTCCCTGCTGCCTCCATCTgctccctgctgcctccaccggctccctgctgcctccaccTGCTCCCCTGCTGCCTCCACCTGCTCCCTGCCGCCTCCACCTGCTCCCACCCGCCTCCACCTGCTCCCTGCCGCCTCCATCTgctccctgctgcctccaccTACTCCCTGCCGCCTCCACCTGCTCCCTGCAGCCTCCATCTGCTCTCTGCTGCCTCCACCTGCTCCCTGCCGCCTCCATCTgctccctgctgcctccaccTGCTCCCTGCCGCCTCCACCTGCTCCCTGCCGCCTCCATCTGCTCCCTGCTGCCTCCATCTGCTCCCTGCCGCCTCCACCTGCTCCCTGCCGCCTCCATCTgctccctgctgcctccaccTACTCCCAGCCGCCTCCACCTGCTCCCTGCTGCCTCCATCTGCTCCCTGCCGCCTCCACCTGCTCCCTGCTGCCTCCATCTGCTCCCTGCCGCCTCCACCTGCTCCCTGCTGCCTCCATCTGCTCCCTGCCGTTTCCACCTgctccctgctgcctccaccTGCTCCCCTGCTGCCTCCACCTGCTCCCCTGCCGCCTCCACCTGCTCCCTGCCGCCTCCATCTgctccctgctgcctccaccTGCTCCCTGTCGCCTCCACCTGCTCCCTGCCGCCTCCATCTgctccctgctgcctccaccTACTTTCTGCCGCCTCCACCTGCTCTCTGCTGCCTCCATCTGCTCCCTGCCGCCTCCACCTGCTCCCCTGCCGTCCTCCACCTACTCCCTGCCGCCTCCACCTGCTCC TGACAAGGTTAAGAATGGCTTCATTGGACCTGATGACAGGAGGCAACCACAAACGAACCGACAACCAATTGGCATCACCATTCTTACTAACAACCAGATGgactaa